From a region of the Salarias fasciatus chromosome 6, fSalaFa1.1, whole genome shotgun sequence genome:
- the LOC115389927 gene encoding histone H2A produces the protein MSGRGKTGGKARAKAKTRSSRAGLQFPVGRVHRLLRKGNYAERVGAGAPVYLAAVLEYLTAEILELAGNAARDNKKTRIIPRHLQLAVRNDEELNKLLGGVTIAQGGVLPNIQAVLLPKKTEKPAKAK, from the coding sequence ATGAGCGGCAGAGGAAAGACCGGCGGTAAAGCCAGAGCCAAGGCCAAGACTCGCTCGTCCCGTGCGGGCCTCCAGTTTCCGGTGGGCCGTGTTCACAGGCTGCTGCGCAAAGGCAACTACGCGGAGCGCGTGGGAGCCGGAGCCCCCGTGTACCTGGCGGCCGTGCTGGAGTACCTGACCGCTGAGATCCTGGAGCTGGCTGGAAACGCCGCCCGCGACAACAAGAAGACCCGCATCATCCCGCGCCACCTGCAGCTGGCTGTGCGCAACGACGAGGAGCTCAACAAGCTGCTGGGTGGAGTCACCATCGCTCAGGGCGGCGTCCTGCCCAACATCCAGGCGGTGCTGCTGCCCAAGAAGACCGAGAAGCCGGCCAAGGCCAAGTAG